The genomic stretch AAGGTCAACAGTTAGAACCATACTCCTCTCCTCGAACTTCTTTTGGGcattgtttgagaaaataaaggagtGTGGCTCgtgcttttgttgtttttattgACAGCCAAACTCTGAGCATTAACTCGAACGACTTTGACGCCCAGACGAAAGCTAGGCATTACCCTTTTCCGCAAACTATTTCACGATTCTTTTCCTCCAAACCTAGCAAAATTGGTCATACGGTCACGTTGCATTTGTGTTTATCCGCCCAACCTAAAATCCTCGTGATCAATGTTTTGAATAGACAGTCAGAAGGATGTGTTGCCTTTGATGCGGTAGGAGGATGTATCAGCATTATATGACGGCTCATCGAGGGAAATAAGAACAGGAAGTAAGGGAAGGGAGTTAGGTTTGAGGAAGCTGGAAAGGGACAAGGGTGAAGGgagagggaaagggaaagggaaagggaattTTTGCCGCAATAGCCGGCCTTAAAGacaaaacctaaaaaaaaaggggggtggTGGGGGGAGGGGCCGGTTTATTTAGGTAATGAAATCATCCCCCACATTTATCAAGGGCGATGGAGCAATGTGCCTTGTTTCCTTCTCTTGGTCGGCCAACAAGCAATGAGACATCCAAGGTGGGCTTGTCCCGTTCCTAGATCAAGTTCTGCAAAATCCAAACATGTCGTAATTGAGTATCAATTTTAGATGCACAAATGATTACTAAAAGCTCCTGTGACGAGAATTGATTGGCCAGGGATGTGGAAACCTTCTAGCTTTAGTCAACTGTGGGCCTAGTCAATCAAATGCGCACCTTTCAAATACAGCTCAAGTAAAGAAAGCAGAGAGGTGGGCCTAGGGAAAGCCCATCGACTCCTAAGCTCCCTGAACCACATCCAGAGAGACTGGACATGGGAGGGATTATCTTATCTCGTGCCAATACCGTCAAAATGGACATAAATCAAAATTAGTTTGGTGCAATCGTAtttctcttcttcattcttcactTTATAGAGTCTATAAATTAGTTTGAAATCGGAcataaatcaaaattaaatgTGGGTCGCTAAAATTATTTCGTGTAAAAATGAACCAATATAGATCAAATATGCCAATTTGAATCGGAACAGATCCGATTCAAACCTGACAAAGCCCAGTCATTCGACGGGCCTATCTCATGCTTTATTGTCCCTCCATATCATCAAAAGCCCAAGCGTTCGAAGACGAGATGAGAGGGGCAGCAAAACAAGTACCTTTGGTAGTAACTCTTTCATGGTAAAGAAGGTGTGAAAAGACGCATCGATTTTTACGGAAACACAACATAATCATCTCCCTTTCTTCCCAATTTTCATTCGCTCGCTGAGGAGCGACCAGACCACCGTCGTCGTCCTTTTCCAGTCCTTGGGTTTGCGggtagcgagagagagagagagagagagagagagagagagagagagagatggggaagGAGTCGCCCTTCAGGGGGGATATTGTGAAAGGGAAGGTGGCATTGATCACGGGAGGTGGTTCTGGCATCGGATTTGAGATTTCCACCCAACTGGGCAAGCATGGAGCTTGTGTTGCCATCATGGGTCGTCGCAAGCCTGTGCTTGATTCCGCCGTCTCCACTCTCGCTTCTCTTGGAATTCCTGTAAGTTTCTCTCTTCACTCGATTGAATTTATTTGAATTCTCATCTCTATTGCCGTGAGTCTGAGCTGAGCAATGCTATATGTGCTGTAATCCCCTTGTAATTCTCCCTttccggatttttttttttttttttggtggtgggtgggggaggaggacgaggaggaggggggagagggaggggaggggggatATTATCTGATTCTTGTGCTCAGCTCTTGTTTATCTTTAGCCTGTTTGGAATTAGAGGGTTGAGCTTCGACTGCCTTCCACTTGTTGACTGCATGCGCTGAATTTAGTTCAGTTGGACATTGGGGGAGCTGGTTAATTTATCGTTTCTGTTGAGTAACGAGGCTTCGGCCTGATGTAACGTTTCCACCGGGATGATGACGGTGTTAAACTGATACCTGCCTTAGTGGTCGCCACTTTGTTATGCTTTTGATCTACTTATCATTGGGTTAGGCCAACGCTGAATTGCTATTCCAGCTGAAATGCTGTTGAGCTCATTCTCCTTCACTCGTCTATATGTGCCTTCACTGATGACTTCATAGGCTGTTGGGTTTGAGGGTGACGTGCGCAGTCAAGACGATGCTAAAAGAGTTGTAGAGTCCACTTTCAGGCATTTTGGCAGGCTGGATATTCTGATCAATGCTGCTGCTGGCAATTTTCTTGTTTCACCAGAAGATTTGTCCCCCAATGGGTTTCGGACAGGTACTGTCCTTTTACACCCGCCACTTTGAGTCAATAAGAAGTCTGAACCTGGCTTAAGAAAGAAGAGGATCTCTTGTTGCTGAAAAGGATTTAATTCAAAGCATCTGATGCTCATGCAGTTATGAACATTGATTCAGTGGGCACATTCACAATGTGTCACGAAGCACTCAAGTATCTTAAGAAGGGAGGACCTGGAAGAGGCTCCTCGGGTGGTGGA from Rhodamnia argentea isolate NSW1041297 chromosome 2, ASM2092103v1, whole genome shotgun sequence encodes the following:
- the LOC115736598 gene encoding peroxisomal 2,4-dienoyl-CoA reductase [(3E)-enoyl-CoA-producing]-like: MGKESPFRGDIVKGKVALITGGGSGIGFEISTQLGKHGACVAIMGRRKPVLDSAVSTLASLGIPAVGFEGDVRSQDDAKRVVESTFRHFGRLDILINAAAGNFLVSPEDLSPNGFRTVMNIDSVGTFTMCHEALKYLKKGGPGRGSSGGGTILNISATLHYTASWYQIHVSAAKAAVDAVTRNLALEWGTDYDIRVNGIAPGPIGDTPGMSKLVPPEIDSKARDYMPLYRIGETWDIAMAALYLASDAGKFVNGTTLIVDGGLWLSRPRHLPKEAVKQLSRAVEKRSRDAPVGVPKSKL